Sequence from the Nitrospirota bacterium genome:
CCTTGATAAACCTGATTTTAGTGGTGTAAATGTTGTAAATGTAATCTCTGTTGTTTGCTTCCCATACAGGTCTCGATCCTGAATTTTCAGAAGTGTTTTTTCATCAGCTTCTGACCAGAATACTGAATCCAGTTCACGCCTGAAGATATCAATCGCCCTCCGCATTTCCTGCATCTTCACCATTGATTCATCAAGTCCATTAAGTGCTTTTTCTGTTAGAAAAAAAGTGCTGTAAACCGCTACAAGAACAATGGACAGGATTGCTGAAGCGATAAGGATTTCAATAAGGGTAAAACCACAATTTTTTCTTCTCCTTCGTACCCCATCTTTAATTAAATTCCAAAGGCAGCTATAAAAATTGTCACTGCGAGTGTAAAGAAGCAATCTCGTCTTTTCATGGGAGATTACCACGCACCTCAAAAGTATTCGTGGTGCTCGCAATGACATGAGTTTCAAACGTTCAGGATACTTATGGCTGGAGTTGGGATATAAATTCATTCAATTTCACCTCTTCATCTCCTGCTTTAACTGAAACAATAACCTCTGATATGCCTGCATAAGGTGATTCTTTAACTTTAGTTTCGTAAGAGTAAGAACTAAAGGGGTCTTCAAAATTACCACTTGTATCAGCAGGATTTTTCTCAATCTCAAGCATCTTGTTCTTTGCAAGCAACGTTGAAATAGTTATTTTTTCATGCCTTTCTAAAATACTAAGCTGATAATTTAATGTATATATAAGGGTAACAAGTAAACCACCAACAACAGCAAGTGCGATCAGAACCTCAAGGAGTGTAAAGCCACCTGTTCTAAAAAGGCGGGAATTAAAAATTAACAATTTAAAATTTAAAATTCTCAAATTCCCGAACCCTGGAGGTTTCATTTTGAATTTTGAATTATCTTTACTCTTCCACTCATATGATTAAGCGTTACATCCATAAATTCATTTTCTTTATTCAGGTGTACGTTCAGGTTTTCATTGATTCCAAGAGGTTCAAAGAAGAATATCAACTCTCCAGTAGAAACCAGTCCTCTTGACTGAGTGGTTACTCCGATAACATTGTTAAATTTCTTGCGCTTCTCGCCCTCGGGACTGCTGAAAGACACAGTATTTTCATTAAAATTGAATTTAATCAAAAAAGTCTCTTTTCTCGAGACCGCACTATCATATAAATACCTGAGTAATGAGGCGATTTCTCTTGCTTCTGATTTAAGTTTATTATCTCCAATACCTATAAAAGAAGGCATTATTACAGCCATTACAATAGAAAGGATAAAAATAACAACAATAAGCTCAAGGAAAGTAAAACCTTTACTACATATCCCAACTCTTAATATCCTCATTCTTACCTTCCCCACCTTCCTTTCCGTCTGCTCCATAACTCATGATATCAAAATCGCCATAGATACCGGGAGATATGTAAACATAAGGGTTACCCCACGGATCAAGAGGTATCTTCTTCTGCTCAAGATAACCACCTTCCCTGTATTTAGGTGGTATTTGTCCTGATAATGGTTTCTCAACAAGTGCTTGTAGTCCTTGTTCTGTTGAAGGATAGAATCCATTGTCAAGCTTAAACAGCTTCAATGCTGTTTCGAAATTTTTTATCTGGACTTTTGCCTCAGCAATACGTGCATCATCAGTCCTTCCAATAATCCTTGGAGCCACAATCGCTGCAAGGATGCTAAGAATAAAAACAACGACAATGACTTCAAGCAAAGTAAACCCTCTATTATTACTCATCCCTTCCTCCTAAGATAATCACAAATTTAACTTTTTTACTTTACCAGTTGATTCAACTGGAATATTGGCAATAACACAGCCAGCACAATAAAACCGACAATCAGCCCCATCAGGAGAATCATCCCCGGCTCAAGCAAAGATAGTGCTTTTTGCACCCTCCTTGAAAATTCTTCCTCGTATGAATCTGCTGCCTTTCCAAGAACATCAATGAGTTTTCCACTCCTTTCACCTGTTGAAATAAGTTGCAAAAGAACTGGGGGGAAACCTTCAAGAGAGGTAGAAAGTTTTGCACCCTCTGCAACTTTTTCACCTGCCCTGATAACTTTAATCTCGAGATCTTTGTTACCAATCGAACGTGCTGATAATTCAAGAGCTCTCAGCACAGGAAGGCCACCTTCAAGTAAAAAACCAAGTGTCCTTGTGAAACGTCCGAAATATAGACTTTGAAGTATACCTCCAGGTAATTTAAAAAGAAATCTGTCAATAAGAAGTCTGTTCTTCTCTTTTAACTTTTTGATGCTATATATAATTCCTATAAGAATCCCGATTAAAAACCACCAGTAATTCTGAAAAATTTCACTCACTGCAATAAGAATAACAGTTATAAACGGAAGGGCATTCTGTGTATCATTAAAAATTCTTGTTATTTTTGGTATAACAAACGTGAATAGAAAAGAGAGCACTATAAAACCGATACAGATCATGAATAGTGGATAGATCATTGATGTTCGCACCTTTGATTTGAGGCTACTCTGGGATTCCAGAAAATCTGAAAGACGACTGAGAACAGAATCAAGATTTCCACTCGATTCACCGGCGGAGACCATATTAATATAGAATGCAGGAAAAATTTTTGGATATTCCTCAAGAGCCTTTGAAAAAGCTGAACCTGCTGAAACCCTTTCTTTTATATCAACGATCATATTCTTCCAGAAACCTTTATATTCCTCTGATAGTGAATGTAATGCTTCCATTAATGTTACTCCGGCAGCAAGGAGGATGGATAATTGCCTGGTAAATGATGGAAGAACAGCTGCAGTTGAAGGACTGAATATCCTGAATCTTTTTTTATAGAGTGCTGTTTGAACATCCTTTGGATAAAGGCCCCCTTCCTTAAGTCTCAGGACAGCATCTTTCTGACTGTTTGCCTCTATTGTTCCTTCAACTTCAGAGCCATCGGGTTTATATCCTCTATATTGAAATATCGGCATGGTCTTTCTGGGTTACTCTCAAAACCTCTTCAATGGTTGTAATGCCCTGAAGAACCTTTTCAAGCCCATCCTGTCTGAGTGTTTTCATCCCTCTGGATATTGCATGATTTTTTATCCTCTGTGAATCAACTCGCTCTGTAATCATAGAGCGAATATCGTTGTCTATAACAAGAAGCTCGAAGATACCTGTTCTGCCGAGATATCCTTTACCTTTACATTTTTCACATCCTGCACCTCGATAAAGAAACAACGGAGCACGCTCCACCTTCTCCTCTTGCAACAAGGGGGAAGGAAAAGTAGAGGGTAGCATATTGATAAAATATGACTTCTCTGTATCAGATGCTTCATATGTTATTTTACAGTTATGACATATTGTTCTTGCAAGCCGTTGTGCAAGAACAACTGTAAGTGATGATGCAACAAGAAAAGGTTCTATGCCCATGTCAATAAGCCTCACAATGGCGCTGGGTGCATCGTTGGTATGCAGGGTGCTTAAAACAAGATGCCCTGTTAGAGATGCTTGCATTGCTATCTCAGCAGTCTCAAGGTCTCTTATTTCACCTACCATGATTATATCAGGATCCTGTCTAAGAATTGATCTCAATCCAGATGCAAATGTTAATCCTATCTTCGGATTTACCTGAATCTGTCCGATACCTTTCAATTGATATTCTATTGGGTCTTCCACTGTAATGATGTTCTTCTCTTCAGTGTGAATCCTGTTGAGTGCAGCATACAAAGTGGTTGTTTTTCCACTACCTGTTGGGCCAGTTACCAGAATAATCCCATCAGGCCTCCTTAAATGCTCTTCAAGTGTCCTTTCATCATCTTTACTAAAACCGACCTCCCATAACCCAAGAATACCCTGTTTTCGATCAAGTAGTCTCAGAACTGCCCGTTCCCCATGAGAAGTAGGGATTACTGATACTCTTATATCAATATCTTTTCCGCCAAGGAGTAATCTTATTCTGCCATCCTGTGGAAGTCTTTTTTCAGCAATATCAAGATTGGACATAATCTTGATCCTGCTTATTAATGCATCCTGAATAATTTTTGGTGGACTTAAAACTCTATTTAAAACACCGTCTATTCGAAATCTGACATCAAGTTCTCTTTCATATGGTTCGATATGAATGTCACTTGCCCGCTCTTTTACTGCCTGAAGAAGCAAAGCATTCAGAAGTCTTATAATTGGTGCTTCTTCAGTAAGCTCAATCAGGTCTCTCGGAGCTTCAAACTCAGTTGCTACAGATTGAAGATCTTCTCCAGAAATGGTTCCCATAACTTCTTGTGCAGACCCCAACTGTCCGTAAAATCTATTAATTGCATCTATAATTACATCTGCTTTAACTCTCACGGGTCTCGGTAAGATACCAAGTGCCTTTGACACCTCTTTTAACGCAAGCAACCCCCTATCATCAGCAACAGCCCCGATAAGTTCAGAGTCTTCTATTCTCATTGGAAACATCTGATTGGTCTTTACAAAATTAAGGGGTATATTTCTTAAGATGCTGATGTCTACATCTTCATCTTTAATGGTCTCAATTGTTTCCACGCTTTATAATTTAAACTTGCATTCCCTTTTTTAACTTTCTATTATTCTGCTTCCACAGAAATGACATATGTGAAAGAGTTCTTTTTATTTACCACTTTGAATTTTCCTTATATAATTAGGTTCTGAGTATTCAACTTCATCGTAATGCATAAATTTTTCTATTGCATCTCTAACATCCTGCCCCTTTTTCAAACGAATTAGATATAGTCCCTTTAATTTTGATATGGTTATAACAGAAGCTTTTTCTAATGTAAGTATCTCTTGTATTCTATGCTCTGCGACATCCTCTTTAAATTTTACCAGTAATTCTCCTGGCTTGTATTTATTTTCAGCTCTTGCGAATTCCATATTTTTTTGCTCTGTTAGATTAGAAAGTTGCTCAGATTCTCTTACAATATGAGGAGTCAGGAATACAAGCAGATTAGTTTTACTTTTTTCTACAGTTTTATTTTTAAAAAGCCATCCAAGCAAAGGGATATCCCCTAATATAGGAATCTTATTGAGGCTTTCCTCTTCTCGCTCTTCCATAAGACCACCAATAACAACGGTCTGGTTATCTTTTACTACAACCGTTGTCTTTGTTGAGCGTTTTGTTGTAGTAGGTCCTATATTGATCAGAATCGTCTCTGATTCAGGCTTAACTGCTGATATCTCCTGATATATGTCCATCTTTACATAATCGCCTTCTGTTATCTGGGGTGTAATCCTGAGCGTAATACCAACATCTTTTCTCTCGATAGAACTCAGAACTATATTGGCTGTTGTTGTGATATCTCGCTCTCTCTCTGAAATGAATGGAATGTTTTCGCCAACAACAATTTCCGCTTCTTTATTATCCGAAGTAAGTATCTGAGGTGTAGAAAGGACATTGACTGCACCTTTAAATTCATTCAGGCTGAATAAAGCAGCAAAGCCTGGAATCGTGAAAGTGGTTGTGCTTACTGTGCCATCTTCATTAATAGTTGTCAAAGGAACCTCAAGAAAATTACCCATACCACCTGCTGTTAGTCCTGTAAGTCCAAACAGAATATCCTGCATAGATGTCGCATCAATCGTCCCAAAACCGGCAACTGCCACAGGCTCTCCATCTTTCTCAGCAATAATCCGCCATTTTGCACCAAGTTCCTGCAACTTTTCGATCGAGGCCTCTACTATCATCGCTTCTACATAGACCTGTTTCCTTTTTCTGTCAAGCTGTTTTATAACCTGCACAAGATTCTGATAATCACCGGGCGAAGCAACTATAACAATAGAATTTGTTGCTTTGTCTGGTGATAGTATAATTTTGCTTCCTGATTCGAAAGGTGTTTTCACAGTCTGCGCACCAGTTTGAATTGACTTAACCTGTTGAGATATTCCAACAAGCATACCTTCAAGCACCTTGCTGAGTTCTGTTGCATCTGCATGTTCGAGGAAATAAACATTAATCTTGCTGGTTGCCTCAGGCAAAGGAATGTCAAGCAGAGCGATCATTTTCTTCATAGACTGTTTTTCCTGTTTATCTGCAACAAGCACGACAGCGTTTAATCTTGTATCTGCAAAAACATAGTTTTTCATCTCATCAACAGAAACTGTGCTTGCAGTTTCACCTGGGCGTGGTGTGCGTAAAGACTGAGGCTGTATCTTGCTGCTTATAGAAAAAGCCTCAGTAATAATCTTAACTACATCTTCAGCATTTGCATATTTGAGCAATATCAATTCAGGCTCTTCAACTCCTGGCCTGTCAATTGAGTCAAGTATCTTCAATATTTTTTCGATATTCGAGACTGAATCAACAATCATAATCATATTACCTGGTCCGAAAGAGGAGATATGTCCATTCTGTGAAATTATGGGCTGTAAAAAACTTACTGCTTTTGAAGATGATATTGATTGCAATTGTATTAGCCTCGTAATATAAGCATCACTGCCTGGCATGACGTCTTCTTTTACTATTTCAGTGCCTGACTGTTTTGCCTGTTGGAGTGGCACTATCTTATATACTTTTCCAGATGGCACAACCGTAAATCCTTTTATTTCAAGCACAGACGTGAAAAGATTATATGCATCATCTACAGAAAGTTTTGAAGGTGCTATTATCGTCACGCTACCTTTCACATTGTCATCAAACACGAAATTCTTACCAGTAATATCACTGATGAACTTCACAACAACAGGTATCTCTACATCAACAAAGTTTACTGTGACCTTTTTGTCTTTTGACTGTTGCTGGGTTTTCGTCTCGGCAAAAGATGAAGGATGAAGTATGAATAATGAAAAGAGAATAAAAAGAATTATGAAGAATGAAGAATGAAGGATGAAAACACCTCTCTTTCTATGCATTTTGTTTAATCCTCATTTTCTTAATAATTAAAGTAAAAATAGCAATTTATTCATCCGTATTTTATTAATTCTACTGTATCTGATATGTCATTGTCATCTTTGCCCCAGACCTGATTAAATCTACCTGCACTCTATCCAGCCCTTTCAGAGCTGAAAATGCCTGTAATGCCCTTTCAGGGTTTGATATATCGTATTCATTAATACGTAGTAAAACATCCCCATTCTGAAGTCCAAGGCTGTGGTAAATACCTCCTGGCTTTACTTCACTCAGGATAAAACCCTCCTCTTTTCCATTAACAACATTTGGTTTTAATCTTGCATCAGTCATCATCTTAGAAGGATTTGCAATCATCTGTTGAAGATTTCTCTGGTCTACAATATAGGTTCCTTTTCCTACCTGTTTTGCAAAAAGAGAATTTGGAGGAATTTGTTTACGCACTTCTCTTATTTTTAAATCTTCAAAATTAACTTCTGTTATTTTTCCATCTTGCCGTATAAGCACCCTGTCGGTTTTTACCATATATAACTCGCCAAGTCCTGATACATTCTCTCCAGCCTTAAACATCTCCTGTATTCCAGAACTTCTCCTGAAAATTGCATAGCTCAATTTTTTTGGCCCAACAACAGTTCCGATTAAAACAACATCGCCTTGCTGTATGTTCGCACTCCCAGAAGAAGCAAGAGACCTGATTTCTCCTCCTAAGAAACCAAAAGGATTATTTTTCAGTATCTTTGAATAATCTGTTAGCTGTAGTTCAGACTGTGAATCTGTCTTATCTGATGATTCCTGTGTATTTATCACTGCCTTATCTCCCCTTGTAAACGAATGGGAGATGATATCACGTGCAAAAAGAAGTATTACAACAAAGAGCAGGATACTTAAAATAATGTTTATGTAAAAAATGGTTCTATTTGTTAGCACTGCTGATTTCAATATTCATTTTCTCCGTATACTCGCAATAAATTGCTGTCTCGATCTTTCGTAGCCGCACACTTTAGTTTGCGCAAAATATACGCCGTCTCGAAAACTTTCGGGACTGCTGCTACCATTGTGACTAATTTATCTCCCCTTACTTGAGGGGAGATAACACCGGCATGCTCCCTTCATGCAAGTATGTTATTAAAAATAAGAATGAATGTAAAGTTTTCAAATAAAAACAGCATTGCAGACTTTATAAGCCGCAATGCTGTTTTTCTCATGCTATCTAATTAAGGTTACTTCCTTCTTCTTAACAAGAATATGTAAACAACTGGTAGAAGCATTACAGCAAGATTAGCAAGAGCAGTTGGTGTATTTTGACTTCCACCTATAGAGCATCCTCCATTGTCATCGTCGTCATCTACAGAACTGGAAGGGGTAGCAACCAGAAACTCATTAGAATAATTGGATTGTGCAGTTAAAGGTGCTGGAGTTCCTGCAGGATTTGGGAGCAAGCTATATGCGCTTATTCTGTATGCATATGTTGTGCCTGGAGAAACTGTATTATCATTAAAGGATTCGACATTGGCTCCAACCGTCGCTACAGTTGTAAAAGGTTCAGTGCCTGTGCGTCTCTCTATTGTATATCCATCCTCACCTGTAGCATTATCTTCCCATGAAATTGAAATCTGCCTTGGAGAAGTAGCGTATATAGACAAATTTGAAGGAGTAAGCAGTGAGGATATTGCACTGTATGCATTTATTCTACCACCTGTAAAAATCCAGTCAATTAGTGTTGGTTTTACATCAACATATCTGAGGATCATTCCTCGTATCTGGGAGTAGCTTGCGTTCGTATAATAGCTCATGAGAAGGCCTGCAAGTCCTGATACATGCGGAGCAGCCATAGATGTTCCTTCCAGAAATTCTTTATCAGACATATCACTATAAAGATTCTGAGGGATGGTGCTCAGTATATATACACCAGGGGCAGCGACATGGACCGTGTTTGTCCCGTAATTGCTGAAAGGAACCCTTACGTCGTCCTGGTCTGTTGCAGCAACAGATATGATGTTGGGAAGGTAACGACTGTAACTGGCAGGATAGAATGGAGTGAGGTCATTGTTGTCTCCAATTCCATCTCCGCCGAGCTGACCATTTCCTGCTGCAGCCACAAAGAGCACACCTCTTGTATTTGCTGATGATATTGCTTCATAAAGACTCCATGAAAAAGCACCATAACCTCCCCAACTGGCATTAATAACCTGTGCACCATTATCTAAAGCGTATTCAATGCCGTCTATTATATCCATATCGTTTCCAACACCCATAGAATCAAGAATTTTTACAGGCATCAACCGGACGTTCCACATCACTCCTGCAATCCCTGTTCCATTATTTCCGAGAGCACCAATAATACCGGCAACATGGGTGCCGTGTTCGTTGTCATCCATAGGATCATTATCACTGTTCACAAAGTCCCATCCCAGACAGTCATCTCTGTATCCATTGCCATCATTGTCAACATTATTTGTGCAGTTTGGTTCGCCTGGATTTTTCCAGATGTTCAGGATAAGGTCAGAATGGTGGTAATCTATTCCTGTATCAAGCACAGCGATTACAACATTATCACTTCCTGTTGATATATCCCATGCCTCTGGAGCATCTATATCGGCATCAGGAGTACCATTGGCATATAAGCCAAGATTAATGAGTCCCCACTGGTCTTTAAAATAAGTGTCATTCGGTGATGTCAAAGCAGCGCGTCTGATATAGTTTGGTTCTGCATATTCAACATCTGGATTGGACATATATTGCATTATTGCATCCTGAACAGAGACTCCATCCGGCAGTTTTACCTGCTCGAGGTTCGGGACAATATTCACGCTTTTCATTACAGTTGCACCGATACTCTTATGGGCTGCACGTGATGAAGATTTGAATTTTACAAGCAATTCGCCCTCTACATATTCAGCATTACTCATCTGTGCAATAATGGAATTAGCAGTGGCTTTTACACTGCTTGTTGAGCTTGAAGAATCCGAAGAGATGTTCGTAGTTTGATCACTTCCGCATGATATCAGAAAAATTGATAGGAAAAGATATAATAATTTTTTCATTGTATCACTCCTTTATTTATCCTTTTGCACCTTCATTCAGAATTCTTCAACTTTCCACATATATAGGGGCGGGCTTCTTGCCCACCCTTATGTTTATTTAATTAATCTACTACAGTAATTGTGAATATATATGCAACTGCAGGATTTCCTGCCAGATCTTCAACACCTGTTCCAACATTTATTATATATTGATGACTTGGATCTGGTGCTACTGGTCCAAATGTTCCTCTTAATGTCACATTTGCTCCTGAACAGCTGGTGACTGTCCAATCTGCTATAACTGGACTTCCCCCAACTGGATTTATTGATATTGTTGCTGGTGTAACCGTAGAACAGTCAATGTTTTCACTAAATGTTATTGTAACAGGTGCAGGATCTCCACCAGCATCAGAAATGTCAAGTTGATAATTAGGAGGACCGGGTGTTGTAGCTGTCACCGTCGGTGATGTTGTATCTGGTTCAGGTGCCGGTGGCTCTTCAGGCTCTTCTTCAGGCCCTATTATTGTCACAGTCACATTACCTGATTGTCCACCTGCAGAAGCAGTAATTCTTGCAGTAGCAGTTGTTCCTGCAGGTATATCAGGAGCAGAGTATGTTGTCTCTGCTATACCGTCTGTTGTCGTAGCAAACGGGTCAATTCCTCCGTTGGTCGTTATGAAATTCACGCTTGTGCCGTCAGGTGCCGGTGTCCCGGCTGTTGTCATCACAGAAGCTGTAATGGTGGATGTGCCTCCTGAATCAACCGATATCGGATTTGCAGATACACTTACACTCGCAATTTCTACAGGCTCAACTGTTAGTGCAACAATATTATATGCACCGTTTTCTGCAATCGCCCATACATTAAAAGCTGTTTGAGATGGCATAAGGGCTGCTGGCACAATCATTAACGGCACAGATGCCTGTCCAAGGTTATTGGTAATAGCCGTATCTCCTGCCGGGAAAACTATGTCGCATGTCTCACTACCGTCACTGCATTCAGCATTAGGGTCTGTCCCAACTTTGTAAGGCCTGTCCGAACCAAATTGAACAGTCATTCCACTGAAAAGTACTGCTGAATTATAAACAGTTGCTGTTAAAGTAACTGTATTGTCATCTGATGTTTCCAGTAATGTAAAAGGATTACCGCTACCAGAAACCGAAAGGTCAAGAGAAGGCGTGAGTGCACTGTCGCTATATCTTGAAAAGAATACTGTCCTCTGGTCCCTGTGGACTCCCATTGCTGTATCAACTTCTGCCTGGATTGTTGAAAAGCCTTCTGTTGTAGATTTGAGGACAACCGTTGCTATCCCGAGATTATCTGTCTTCACATTTGTATCGCTAAGTCTGCCAACTGCTGAGAGATTTGTAAATATTACCCTCTCATTTTTAACAGGAACGCCGTTTCCATCAAGAACCCTTGCATGTATAGTTATCTCGGTATTGGTCTGAGCAATATTATGGGAAGGCAACACCTTAACGACCGAAGCCACCTTAGGATTTTCGCCTTCTGGAGTGCTTGAATCTCCTGCTCCTCCTCCGCCACATCCACTGATAGCACAAAGGTATAAAGCCATCAGTGTAAATGCTATGATGATTTTTTTCATCGTATCCTCCAAATCTATTATTGCTTATCTTTAATCACAATTATCAAAATTACCTATCTGGAACTCTGCATTTGCCTTGATTTTAAATTTCTGACCAAGTTCATTTTTACCCTCTAAAATGTATGTAGCTGTATAATTATTAATATAAGATAATCCATAACTGTATTGTCCTGACATAACATCCTGTGCATATTTTTCTTTTCTTAGAAGGTCGAGAAACACCAATGTATAAGTTACTTCCATAGAACCCTGGGCGCTTGGTTGTGGTATAACAATAGTTTGATAACCAACATATGTTTCTATAGGAGGTGCTCCAATTGAATCAGCCGACCTCCTGTATTGAACTGTGTATTTTTCTATATACAAATTTCCAGGCGCATATATAGCACCTGGGTTAATAAATCTTGCGGTTATTGTCACATCTGCAACATGGTTTTGAAAAACTTCATATTCATCACCGCAAAAATCCTGAAATGCATCAACAGAATTTGTATTTTGGTCTAAATATTTCGGGACGACATACGCCTCAACTATAAGCCCAATATCCTCTGTGCCTTCACTTCCAGGAGAACCCGGACCTTCACTACCACATCCAAGAAGTATTAAAAGAATTAATATGCTTAAAAATTTAAAAAGCAATATATGATTTCTTTTCATCTCTCCTCCTACCAGTATTTAAAAATCCAAAAACCTGTTGGCATTGTTCAGAGTTTAATATTCCCCAGATCCAGCAACAAGAATCGTCATTGCGAGTGTAACAAAGCAATCTCGTCTTTTCATGGGAGATTGCCACACACGGTTCAGGTGCTCGCAATGAAAAGAATGTCAGAAGCTTGGGATGCTTATCATTGGATTTGGGTATCCCGTATCTGGGTTTTCTTACCATCAGGGCTTCTCCACAATTCTCGGCGTAATAAATATGAGAAGCTCACTCGTATTTGATTGATTTAATCTGTTTTTGAAAAGCCAGCCTAATATTGGTATATTCATTAAACCAGGAACTCCTGAATCCTGTTCGCTTGTCTGTATTTTATACATACCACCTATTACGACGGTTTCACCGTCCTTAATAATAACGTTTGTATTTGCTTCTTTCTTGTCAGTCCCCGGCACACCTTCAACAGATGGGACAGAGGGATCAAGTTCCTCTTTCTTTAAATTGAGCTCCATGCTGATTGAACCATCAGGCGTAATATGAGGAGTTACAACAAGTTCGAGGGTAACGTCTTTAAATTCAGTAGATACTGTTCCCTCTGTAGTAAGCCTTCTTACAGGTATACTCTTACCCTGTAGGATTTTTGCTTTTCCATTGTCAATCGTTAATATTTTTGGATTTGAGATGACCTTACCTTTTCCTACTGTCTCAATTGCAGAGAGCTGAAAATCAAGTCCTATTGTTCTTGATGGGTCTAATATACCAAAAGTAAATCCTGAACCAGATAATGCACCAACATTTTTTGCAGGGAAATCAACAAGATAATTACCTCCGGTAAATGGCCCTTCAGAAAGAAGTGGCACCCCGGATAGACCTCCTGCTGAAAGAAGGGTATTACTTGATTGATAATTTATGCCCCACTGTATTCCAAGATCTTTTGTAGTAGCAGTATTGACTTCAACAATTCGAGCCTCTACCAGAACCTGAGGCGTTGGTTTATCAAGGGTCTTAAGTATTTCCTCTATTCCAGGGAATACAGAAGCTATATCTTTTACAATCATGGTACTTGTTCTCTTATCAACATTTATGCTACCCCTCTGAGATATAAGCTTTGCATTCCTTATAGCATTTTCAACAATAGCAACATCAGCATAGCTGATTTCGAAAACTCTTGTTTCAAGTGCCTCTGCTTTCATTCCTGCTTCTTCTGCTTTTACTTTCTCTTCGCTTTCTTTTGCAAAAATAGTATGAGGAGCAATTCGTATTACATTGCCTTCAACAGATTTACCAAGACTGAACGTCTTGAGTATTGTGTCGAATGCCTGATTCCATGGCACATCTCTGAACTTCATAGTGGCTTTACCCTTAACATCAGGATGGATAAATAGATTACATCCGCTTATATCGGCAAATAATCTGAATATCGGAACAATATCCTGATCCTGGAAATCAAAATTGACAACTTCCTTGCCTTCGAGATATGAATAACATTTACTGCCAACCATTGCAGCCTCTTCTTTAAGCGGTCTGGATAAAGTTTTTTCTTTCTCCGCTTCGATAGAGACTAAAGGACTTGCTTCCATTACAGTCCCCAACAATGTTAAGACAATAGAGTCACCAATTGATGAAACATCAAAATTTGTGTCCTCTTTAAGGTCAAGAACAAGGCGAATCTTGTCTTCATGCTTACCTGCT
This genomic interval carries:
- the pilQ gene encoding type IV pilus secretin PilQ; its protein translation is MNQKLYIKNEMLKNIRLSRVAYIIFLCSMLLIFYGCATTQAGKETLKAPEPVKIVAINIQDNQVTITGNKPFIYTIYKPDDPYKIVIDLPDVSIGNFKQKIISSKKGISELTPSQIETPSLMARLELLLDTPATIDHIYKNSVLTVTVKEEGIKKELPAPKVSEIKTEIKEEKEDMPLIQPLPEATAITELSFESTEDAIKFIIKGNGSMIPNVFPLDNRIVIDIYNVEMNAQIPSEVVSPVKGVRAGKHEDKIRLVLDLKEDTNFDVSSIGDSIVLTLLGTVMEASPLVSIEAEKEKTLSRPLKEEAAMVGSKCYSYLEGKEVVNFDFQDQDIVPIFRLFADISGCNLFIHPDVKGKATMKFRDVPWNQAFDTILKTFSLGKSVEGNVIRIAPHTIFAKESEEKVKAEEAGMKAEALETRVFEISYADVAIVENAIRNAKLISQRGSINVDKRTSTMIVKDIASVFPGIEEILKTLDKPTPQVLVEARIVEVNTATTKDLGIQWGINYQSSNTLLSAGGLSGVPLLSEGPFTGGNYLVDFPAKNVGALSGSGFTFGILDPSRTIGLDFQLSAIETVGKGKVISNPKILTIDNGKAKILQGKSIPVRRLTTEGTVSTEFKDVTLELVVTPHITPDGSISMELNLKKEELDPSVPSVEGVPGTDKKEANTNVIIKDGETVVIGGMYKIQTSEQDSGVPGLMNIPILGWLFKNRLNQSNTSELLIFITPRIVEKP